A segment of the Terriglobia bacterium genome:
AGAAGTTCGTCGCCCCGAAGTTCGGCACCATCGATTGCAGCCGGGGCTGCCCTTTCAATTGCAGCTTCTGCACGATCATCAACGTTCAGGGCCGGGACATGCGCGTGCGCTCGGCGCTGTCGCTGGAGCAGGCCATCCGTGAGAACTACCGCCTTCACGGCATCGATTATTACTTCTTTACGGACGACAATTTTGCGCGCAACAGCAACTGGCGCGAGATCTTCGAGATGTTGCTGCGGCTCCGGTCTGAAGGGATCAAGATCGAGTTCATGATGCAGGTCGACACGCAGTCCTATAAGATTCCCGATTTTGTAGGCCTGGCCGCCAGCGCCGGTTGTACGCAGGTCTTCATCGGCATGGAGAGCATCAATCCGAAGAACCTGAAGGCCAGCGGCAAGGGCCAGAATCGCGTCCAGGACTACAAGAACATGATCACCGACTGGCACAGAGCCAAGGTGAATACGCATGTGGCCTATATTATCGGGTTCCCGTTCGACACACCCGAATCGGTGCAGGAGGACATCGAAAGCCTGAAGAAGGAACTGAAGGTGCAGCAGGCGTCTTTCTTCATGCTCACGCCGATTCCCGGCTCGCGTGACCATGAGCACATGGTGCACACGGGGCAGTGGATGGATCCCGACCTCAACAAATACGACTCCTTCCACGAGACCATGCTTCACCGGAACTTCAAGCCTGGGGAGTGGTATGCAACGTATCGGAAGGCGTGGGAGAGTTTTTATTCCTTTGCATACATGCGCGAGGTGCTCGCCAACACGAGCGCGGATAACTATTGGAACATATTCCGCAACTTCATCTGGTACCGGAATTCCGCCTTCATCGAACACGGGCATCCCATGATCCACGGCTTCTTCCGTCTCAAGGATCGGAAGGAGCGCAGGCCCGGCTTCCCGATCGAATCGCGGTGGCGCCATTTTGTGTGCCGCTTCCACGAAGTGAAGAGCCTCATGCGGGCCTGGCTGCGGCTTTTGCTCGAGATGGAGGAATTGTGGCTCCAGACGCGCAAATGCAGTGATGCCGAGAGAAGACTCAGGGTCGAACTCGAGCGCATGCGCGGTGAGCTCAACCGCAGCCTGCACGCAGCCGAACTGCAGCTTGCGCACATGCGGGCGCGGATTCACGTTCCCGACCTTCAGGTGCCCTCACGCCTCACCCTGGCTTTCAGGCATTTGAACTTCAACGTGGCAAAACGGATCACCTACACGCGCACCGACCTGAATCAGTTCTGGAGGAAGACCCGCGAACGCTGGAGTCGGCGCCAGTTTTTGCGCATCTACCCGCACAGGGTTTTTATAAATATGCTGCGTGACGTTCAGCTGATGGTCCTGTTTGCCGCCGCCCTCATGCGCGGCGGGGGAAGTACCGGTGGGACCGACCTCCGCGCCTGGAGATAATCGACAGACACCGAAGCCTCGACGCAGAGGACGCGGAGAAAAGCACATTTCTTGTCTGCGTCCTCTGCGTTGGGCTCTTCCGATGCGACTAAATCGGCAGCGCGGCGATGGCTTCCATTTCGCACAGGAGGTCGGGGCGGCAGACGGCGGCATGGACCAGCGCGTTCGGCATGTCGTCGAGTCCCCGGTCACGGAGAATCCGGCGCAAGATCGGGGCATCGGCCGCGGTTTTGAGGTAGGTGACGGCCGAGACCACGTTCTGGAAAGAGGCCTTCTGCGCCGAGAGTAACGTCTCCACATTCAGCATCATGCGCTGCACCTGGGCTGCGAAATCGTCCACGTGCGCGGTGCGTCCCTCCTCATCCACGCTCGCGGTTCCCGAGATGTAGAGCGCGATTTTGTTTCCCTCCACGACCCTAAGCCCGCGCGAGAAGTCGGAGCCGTAAGTGCAGGCCTCGTTCAAGGTGGGCGTTGTCATGGCCGATGCGCCGGGAGGCCCGGGCGATTGGA
Coding sequences within it:
- a CDS encoding radical SAM protein; the protein is MKTAKHKPETPQRLNIVLIKPSKYDDEGFVIRHWRGVLPSNTLGCLYSLTEDVKRRNALGAGVEIDVEIYDETVQKIPVNRIIRSHRPGARKTVVGLVGVQSNQYPRAADLARRFRQGGLPVMIGGFHVSGTMALFPDGSPEIQELIDIGVTVVKGEVEDAWADILADALHDRLKPVYDFLADKPSLCNQPVPRFLGSYMKKFVAPKFGTIDCSRGCPFNCSFCTIINVQGRDMRVRSALSLEQAIRENYRLHGIDYYFFTDDNFARNSNWREIFEMLLRLRSEGIKIEFMMQVDTQSYKIPDFVGLAASAGCTQVFIGMESINPKNLKASGKGQNRVQDYKNMITDWHRAKVNTHVAYIIGFPFDTPESVQEDIESLKKELKVQQASFFMLTPIPGSRDHEHMVHTGQWMDPDLNKYDSFHETMLHRNFKPGEWYATYRKAWESFYSFAYMREVLANTSADNYWNIFRNFIWYRNSAFIEHGHPMIHGFFRLKDRKERRPGFPIESRWRHFVCRFHEVKSLMRAWLRLLLEMEELWLQTRKCSDAERRLRVELERMRGELNRSLHAAELQLAHMRARIHVPDLQVPSRLTLAFRHLNFNVAKRITYTRTDLNQFWRKTRERWSRRQFLRIYPHRVFINMLRDVQLMVLFAAALMRGGGSTGGTDLRAWR